From one Planktothrix agardhii NIES-204 genomic stretch:
- a CDS encoding putative transcription accessory protein, producing MLNISQILAQELSLKPFQVENALELFFEGATIPFVARYRKEITGSLDEIQLRDLSERYTYLTELEDRKKSILEAIASQEKLTDELREQIETCLQKTELEDLYLPYKPKRRTRATVAKEKGLEPLAQFIANFNQPNSPSFDLNAEAKKYISEEKGVKTIEDALNGASDILAEILSEKANLRAYLREYLINRGVFVSLVKEDYPEGSTKFEMYRQYRENVQDIKPHNLLALLRGETEGILKVEIEFDQDFVQSHLESQEIKTKNPIIIKFYQPMLKDAFNRLMKTSLISEVRSDRKTYADLESIKTFESNLRELLLASPAGMKPTLAIDPGFRTGCKVSVLSETGKFCEYHTIFPHQAAGQRQEAAKKVKQLIDKYKIELIAIGNGTAGRETDEFITEIIAKLERKPIKVMVNESGASIYSASDVARQEFPDLDLTVRGAISIGRRLQDPLAELVKIDPKSIGVGQYQHDVDQKLLKKKLDDTVESCVNYVGVELNTASKELLTFVSGITPTVAQNIVNYRNENGAFKTRKELLKVAKLGPKAFQQAAGFLRIRGGVNPLDNTAVHPESYAVVEIMAKDVGVTLNNISQFKDKIKSVKLDKYVTDTIGTPTLKDIISELEKPGRDPRAEFKYATFREGIKEISDLKIGMELEGSVTNVVAFGAFVDIGVHQDGLVHISQLADQFVDDPNKFVKVGQVVKVRVMEINEKLKRISLTMKL from the coding sequence ATGCTCAATATTTCTCAAATTCTCGCTCAAGAACTGTCTCTTAAACCCTTTCAGGTAGAAAACGCCCTAGAACTGTTTTTCGAGGGAGCAACCATTCCTTTTGTAGCGCGATATCGGAAAGAAATTACGGGTTCCTTAGATGAAATTCAACTGCGGGATCTCTCAGAACGTTATACCTATTTAACAGAATTGGAAGACCGGAAAAAAAGTATTTTAGAAGCGATCGCATCCCAAGAAAAACTTACCGATGAACTCCGAGAACAAATCGAAACCTGTTTACAAAAAACCGAACTAGAAGATTTATATTTACCATACAAACCTAAACGCAGAACTCGCGCCACCGTTGCCAAAGAAAAAGGATTAGAACCCCTAGCTCAATTTATTGCTAATTTTAATCAACCCAATTCCCCAAGTTTTGATTTAAACGCAGAAGCAAAAAAATATATTTCCGAAGAAAAAGGTGTTAAAACTATTGAAGATGCCTTAAATGGAGCCTCTGATATTCTAGCAGAAATCCTATCCGAAAAAGCTAATTTACGAGCCTATTTAAGAGAATATTTAATCAATCGAGGGGTATTTGTTTCCCTAGTCAAAGAAGACTATCCCGAAGGATCAACTAAATTTGAAATGTACCGCCAATATCGAGAAAATGTACAGGATATTAAACCCCATAATCTGTTAGCATTATTGCGGGGAGAAACCGAAGGAATCTTAAAAGTTGAAATTGAATTTGATCAAGATTTTGTGCAGTCTCATTTAGAATCCCAGGAAATTAAAACCAAAAATCCGATAATTATAAAATTCTATCAACCGATGTTAAAAGATGCTTTTAATCGGTTAATGAAAACATCGTTAATTAGTGAAGTTAGAAGCGATCGCAAAACCTACGCCGATTTAGAATCAATTAAAACCTTTGAATCAAATTTAAGAGAATTATTACTCGCCTCCCCTGCGGGAATGAAACCCACCTTAGCTATTGACCCCGGGTTTAGAACTGGGTGCAAAGTTTCAGTATTATCAGAAACCGGAAAATTCTGTGAATATCATACAATTTTCCCCCATCAAGCAGCAGGTCAACGTCAAGAAGCAGCAAAAAAAGTTAAACAATTAATTGATAAATATAAAATAGAATTAATCGCGATCGGAAATGGAACCGCCGGACGAGAAACCGATGAATTTATAACGGAAATTATTGCTAAATTAGAGCGAAAACCGATCAAAGTAATGGTTAATGAATCCGGTGCATCCATTTATTCCGCTAGTGATGTGGCGCGGCAAGAATTTCCCGATTTAGACTTAACGGTGCGGGGTGCAATTAGTATCGGACGACGGTTACAAGATCCCCTAGCAGAATTAGTAAAAATTGATCCAAAATCCATTGGTGTCGGACAATATCAACACGATGTAGATCAGAAATTATTAAAGAAAAAACTCGATGATACTGTTGAAAGTTGTGTTAACTATGTGGGAGTGGAATTAAACACCGCTTCTAAGGAATTATTAACCTTTGTGTCAGGAATTACCCCAACAGTAGCTCAAAATATTGTCAATTATCGGAATGAAAATGGAGCTTTTAAAACCCGGAAAGAACTGTTAAAAGTCGCTAAATTAGGCCCAAAAGCCTTTCAACAAGCGGCGGGATTTTTAAGAATTCGAGGAGGTGTTAATCCTTTAGATAATACCGCAGTTCACCCCGAAAGTTATGCGGTCGTGGAAATTATGGCGAAGGATGTAGGCGTTACCTTAAATAATATTAGTCAATTTAAGGATAAAATTAAATCGGTGAAACTGGATAAATATGTTACTGATACCATCGGAACTCCTACTTTAAAAGACATTATTAGCGAATTAGAAAAACCCGGACGAGATCCCCGGGCTGAGTTTAAATATGCCACATTCAGAGAAGGAATTAAAGAAATATCCGATTTAAAAATAGGAATGGAATTAGAAGGAAGTGTGACCAATGTAGTTGCTTTTGGTGCATTTGTTGATATTGGAGTCCATCAAGATGGGTTAGTTCATATTTCCCAACTCGCCGATCAATTTGTCGATGATCCGAATAAATTTGTTAAAGTGGGACAAGTTGTTAAAGTGCGAGTTATGGAAATTAATGAGAAGTTAAAACGGATTAGTTTAACCATGAAATTGTAA
- a CDS encoding helix-turn-helix domain protein has translation METVAEFLKLTPEEVLLVEIKLVLSRSLKERRQNLMTQSELAEKIHSSQPLIAKAENGDGSVSIELLIKAILATGATPQEIGDLISSIG, from the coding sequence TTGGAAACTGTTGCTGAATTTTTAAAACTAACACCGGAAGAAGTGTTATTAGTTGAAATTAAATTAGTATTAAGTCGTAGTTTAAAAGAACGTCGTCAAAATTTGATGACACAATCAGAGTTAGCTGAAAAAATTCATTCTAGTCAACCGCTTATTGCTAAAGCAGAAAATGGGGATGGTTCGGTTTCTATTGAGTTGTTAATTAAGGCTATTTTAGCGACGGGTGCAACTCCTCAAGAAATCGGAGATTTAATTTCTAGTATAGGGTAA
- the cpcA_2 gene encoding phycocyanin alpha subunit, with product MEINIDSTILSVKSEKPFPTSHELQQFMEWLKSNETLLEAAKYLGKYEKLIIENTIRSLKHSHPDLFLTSQREEKITGDISFYLYLIGYSLVVDDKTALREALQTNILDTLSLSPSCLIESLNLIKNNIFLKEDAKQEILEYIDYAIQKIIEKDKGKNLEDDNYQLPFWQKIIEIGTTVSQAEWEKLPKDFSKNFEHYLYGVAKDS from the coding sequence ATGGAAATCAATATTGATAGTACAATCCTATCTGTAAAGTCTGAAAAACCTTTTCCGACCAGTCATGAACTCCAGCAGTTTATGGAATGGTTAAAATCCAATGAAACTCTCTTAGAAGCAGCTAAGTATTTAGGGAAGTATGAAAAACTAATCATTGAAAATACAATTCGATCTTTGAAGCACAGTCATCCTGATCTGTTTTTAACTTCACAGAGGGAGGAAAAAATAACTGGTGATATTAGTTTTTATCTATATTTAATCGGATACTCTTTAGTTGTAGATGATAAAACAGCATTACGTGAAGCGTTACAAACCAATATCCTTGATACGTTATCTTTATCTCCTAGCTGCTTAATTGAATCTCTCAATTTAATTAAGAATAATATTTTTCTGAAAGAAGATGCAAAACAAGAGATTTTAGAATATATAGACTATGCCATACAAAAAATTATTGAAAAGGACAAGGGCAAGAATTTAGAAGATGACAATTATCAGCTTCCTTTCTGGCAAAAAATCATAGAAATTGGTACAACTGTTTCTCAAGCAGAATGGGAAAAATTACCCAAAGATTTTTCTAAAAACTTTGAACATTATTTGTATGGGGTTGCTAAAGATTCATGA